The proteins below are encoded in one region of Castor canadensis chromosome 6, mCasCan1.hap1v2, whole genome shotgun sequence:
- the Usp18 gene encoding ubl carboxyl-terminal hydrolase 18: MGKVFGFLRENYQSILAESQQCPGEPAEKEDNNMKRKREHLSTWDHPHGPVGLHNIGQTCCLNSLIQVFIMNVDFTKILKRITVPKGAEEQRRSVPFQLLLLLEKMQDSRQKAVRPMELAYCLQKYNVPLFVQHDAAQLYLTVWNLIKDQITDVDLVERLQALFTIRMKEVLLCLGCTRESSRNSTMLTLPLSLFDMDSKPLKTLEDSLRCFFQPREVVNKNKWFCEKCGKKTHMKQVLKLTHLPQTLTIHLMRFSIRNSQTEKICHSLYFPQSLDFNQVLPTERDLSDAEEQSEGQYELFAVIAHVGMADFGHYCAYVRNSVDGKWFCFNDSHVCWVSWEDIQCTYGNHNYRWRETAYLLVYMKIGS; the protein is encoded by the exons ATGGGCAAGGTGTTTGGGTTCCTGAGGGAAAACTATCAGTCAATCCTGGCTGAGTCTCAGCAGTGCCCAGGAGAACCAGCTGAGAAGGAAGATAACAAcatgaagaggaaaagagaacatCTCAGTACCTGGGACCACCCTCATG gCCCAGTTGGTTTGCACAACATTGGACAGACCTGTTGCCTTAACTCCTTGATTCAGGTATTTATAATGAATGTGGACTTCACAAAGATATTGAAGAG AATAACAGTGCCAAAGGGTGCTGAAGAGCAAAGGAGAAGTGTCCCCTTCCAGCTGCTTCTGCTGCTGGAGAAGATGCAGGACAGCCGGCAAAAAGCAGTACGCCCCATGGAGCTTGCCTACTGCCTCCAGAAGTACAACGTGCCAT TGTTTGTCCAGCATGATGCTGCTCAGCTCTACCTCACAGTCTGGAACCTGATTAAGGACCAAATCACTGATGTGGACTTG GTTGAGAGGCTGCAGGCCCTGTTCACAATCCGGATGAAGGAGGTCCTGCTTTGCCTGGGCTGCACCAGAGAGAGCAGCAGAAACAGCACCATGCTAACActgcctctttctctttttgatatGGACTCAAAGCCCCTGAAGACACTG GAGGATTCCCTGCGCTGTTTCTTTCAGCCTAGGGAGGTAGTCAACAAAAACAAGTGGTTCTGTGAGAAATGTGGAAAGAAGACACATATGAAACAG gtcttGAAGCTGACCCATTTACCCCAAACTTTGACCATCCACCTCATGCGGTTCTCCATCAGAAATTCACAGACGGAAAAGATCTGCCACTCGTTGTATTTCCCCCAAAGCTTGGATTTCAATCAGGTTCTTCCCACTGAGCGAGACCTCAGTGATGCTGAGGAGCAG TCTGAAGGACAGTATGAACTCTTTGCTGTGATTGCCCATGTGGGGATGGCTGACTTCGGTCATTATTGTGCTTATGTCCGGAACTCTGTGGATGGAAAATGGTTCTGCTTCAATGACTCTCATGTTTGTTGG GTGTCCTGGGAAGACATCCAGTGTACCTATGGAAATCATAACTACCGTTG GCGGGAAACTGCATATCTTCTGGTTTACATGAAGATTGGATCCTAA